The Clostridia bacterium genomic interval TGAACCATGTACATCCCCTTTAATTATAATATTTAATTCCTGGACTTCACCTTCTTTTATTTGAGCAAATAAATCATCCAAAGAAACACGACTTGCCGCCTGCATGGTTTTTTCCCTTTCTTCCATGGTACGTTCATTAATAATTTCTTTAGCTAAATGTTCATCTTTTACCACATGAAAAGCATCCCCGGCTTGTGGCACAGCTGATAAGCCAATAATTTCCACAGGGGTTGACGGCAAGGCCCTTTCCAAACGCTGACCTTTATCATCCTGCATGGCCCGCACACGACCATGTGCAGTCCCCACAATTATATAATCCCCTACCATAAGAATACCTTCCTGTACCAAAACAGTAGCTACTGGTCCCCGCCCTTTATCCAATTCAGCCTCAATAATTGTACCAACCGCGGCTTTATGGGGATTGGCTTTTAACTCCGACAATTCCGCTAACAATAATATCATTTCCAAAAGATTAGTTATACCTTCTTTTGTTCTCGCCGAAACATGACAGTAGATAGTTTCCCCTCCCCATTCTTCGGGAACTAAATTATATTCGGTTAGAGCCTGTTTTATCCGTTCCGGATTTGCAGCTGTTTTATCCATTTTGGTAATGGCTACAATTATAGGCAATTTTGCGGCTTGTGAATGCTTGATGGCCTCTACAGTCTGAGGCATTACCCCATCATCAGCAGCCACTACTAAAATTACAATATCGGTAATTTGAGCCCCTCTTGCCCGCATAGCGGTAAAGGCCTCATGACCTGGAGTATCCAAAAAAGTAATTTTTTTATCATTTATCTTTACTTGATAAGCCCCAATATGTTGTGTAATACCACCAGCCTCGGTAGCAGTAACTTCAGTTTGACGAATAGCATCTAAAAGCGAAGTTTTCCCATGATCAACATGTCCCATAATTGTAATTACTGGAGGACGTATCGCCAAATCCTCCGGACTATCAGTGACTTCACTAAACAATAATTCTTCTTTCGTGGCTTTAACCTTTACATTAGTGCCAAATTCCTCACCTAATAAAATCAAGGTATCTATATCTAATTCCTGATTAATTGTCACCATGACACCCATGGAAATTAATTTTTTAATTACTTCCCCGGCCTTTCTCTTTAAACAATGAGCAAACTCCTGAACAGTAAGTGGACCCTCCAAAATTATTTCTTTGACACGTACCGGAGCTTGTTTTTTTACGGAACTCTGAGGTTTTCTTTTTTTCCGACCACGTGCTGCCTGTTTTTTAGTCCTAGATTGTGGTTTTTGACTTTTACCGCGTCTCACATTTTGCTTTGGTTGTTCGGCTGTTTTTGGCTTCACCTTTTCCTCACGACCCAAATTATAAACCATTTTTTTAATTCGTTCCACTTCAGTAGTCGGCACCGTGCTCATATGATTTTTTACAGATAAACCTATTTCCTGAAGTTTAGCTACCAATTCCTTACTTGTCATTTTCATTTCTCTCGCCAATTCATAAATACGCTTTGTAGCCATAACATCACCTCCCAATAATTTTCAAACACACACGGTCAAGATAAATATGCGAAGATTTTTGCGGCAATTTTTTTATCGGTTATTACCAGTAGGCTACATAAATTAACTCCCAAGATTGTACCATACTCTTTTTTCGTTCCCACGGTAAAAAAGGGAACCTGCTGTGAGGCACACCATTGGCCGATAAATTCTCTTCTTTTTTCCGAAAAATCTGTAGCAAAAAGGACTAACTGAGCTTCTCCTCTTTTTAAGGACGCTTTTACAGCTTTTTCACCTAAAAACAATCTACCACTTTTACGGGCAAAACCTAAGAGTGGTTTAACTTTCTCGGGGAACTTCATAACCTAAACCAACTTTTAATCTTTGAATTAATTCTTCACTTAATGGCTGCTGTAAACTTTTTTCTAATTTATTCCCCTTAAGAGCCTTAAGCAAACATTCCTTTTGTGCACAAAGATAAACACCCCGGCCCGGTTTTTTCCCAGTAGAATCAAGCACAACTCCCTCATTAGGTGTACGAACAATACGAATTAGCTCTTTTTTGGGCTTCATTTCTTGACAACCGACACACAGCCGATAAGGAATTTTTCGCCGCTTCATAAAAACCCCCCCTATTCTTCTTGCTGTAAATCTTCCTCAGAATTTGCCGTCAATTGAGATTCACTTTTAATATCAATTTTCCAGCCAGTTAATTTTGCTGCCAAACGTGCATTTTGACCCTCTTTACCAATAGCCAAAGAAAGCTGATCATCAGCTACGACAACCCGAGCCATTTTCCCATCCTCAAAAAGTTCAACCCCAGTTACTTTTGCAGGACTTAAAGAATTAGCAATAAACTCCACTGGATCGGAATCCCATTTCACTATATCTATTTTTTCGCCTTTTAATTCTTGCACAATAGCCTGTACCCGCATTCCTTTATGCCCCACACAGGCCCCCACAGGATCTACATTTTCATTTTTAGAATAAACTGCTAGCTTGGAACGTGAACCTGCTTCCCGGGCAATTGCTTTTATTTCAACAATTCCATCATAAATTTCCGGAACCTCCAATTCAAAAAGACGTTTTAATAACCCAGGATGAGTTCTAGAAACAAGGATATGTGAACCTTTAGTTGTCTTTTTAACCTCAATGACATATGTTTTCAAACGCATACCCGGCTGATATTGCTCTGTAGTTAATTGTTCCTGTGGATTTAAAATAGCCTCGGTTTTACCCAAATCAATAAAAACAATTCGATTTTCAATCCGCTGTACCAGACCGGAAATGATATCATCTTCACGATTACTAAATTCCTCATAAATTAAATCCCGTTCTGCTTCACGAATACGTTGAATAACTACTTGTTTAGCTGTTTGGGCAGCAATACGACCAAAATTACGGGGCGTAACTTCAATTTCCACTAAATGTTCTAATTCATATCGCGGATCCATTTTTCTAGCTGCCTCTAAAGAAATTTCCAAACGCGGATCCTTAATTTCTTCGACGACAATTTTTCGTGCCAAAACCTTTATATTACCTGTTACCCGATCAAAAATTACCCTAACATTTTGCTGTGTTCCAAAATTCTTTTTATAAGCAGAAATTAAAGCAGCTTCAATGGCTTCAATTAAAACCTCAAAATTAATACCTTTTTCTTTTTCTAAATCATGTAAGGCCTGAATTAGCTCTAAATTCATTTTAATTTTTCCCCTTCCTTATATATGTACCTCAAGTTTTACCTGGGAAACCTTTTCCCAAGGGATATTAAGTTCTGTTTGATCTTCCAAAATTAACTTTAAAACAGACTGATTATATATACCTAATTTGCCCTGCCACCTTTTTTTTCCATCGATAGGTACATAGGTGCTTACATTAACTAAATGTCCCTGATACCTAATAAAATCTTTTTCCCTTTTCAAGGTTCGTTCTATACCAGGTGAAGAAACCTCCAAAAAATAAGCATGAGGGATTGGATCTACTTCATCTAAAAGCTCGGAAACTTGTTCACTAATTTTTTCACAATCACTAAGTCTTACTCCCCCCTCACGATCAATAAACAAACGCAAATAATAATTAGCACCTTCTTTAACAAATTCAACATCAACTAATTCTATATTATTTTCTAATACTAAAGGCTCTACTAATTTATAAACTAAATCACTTATTTTTTTAGACAAACAGATTCCCCCTTTTAATTAACAGTGCTTTTTAAAGAGATAAAGAGTGGGGGCCCCCACTCTTAAAGCTTAAAACCACACTCTGCTTCCATCTGAATTTGAGTATAACATATCATTGACAACTTAAGCAAGTTATTCAGCAGATCTGAGTAGATATTTACCTAATTTTACTAGTATCTTTTTCTGGGCCTTAAGTTTAGATGCCAAGCAATAAGTAAATGTTCCCCACTAAAATATGAATTTATTATATCATCTTCAGAAAATAAAAGCAATTTGCCCAGACGCGAATATTTTACAGTGGGGAATTATTAAAAATAGATTTTTTACTCTTTTTCAATAAATCTAACCTGCTCAATTCCCCTTATAGTTCGTAAGGATTCAGATACTTCCTCTTCTTTTAAATAATAGGGTAAAATAATGCTAAAAACTACCCGGATAATGCTTTCACCTTCCACCTCTTCAATATTTACTTTACGAATATTAATATTATTTTTACCCAAAGTCGTGGAAACCAAACCTAATTGTCCAGGTTGATCAGCCATAATAATTTCAACAGTTTTATATTTCCGCGGTGAACTTTTAACCCTTGATTCAAATTGAGGCATTAACAATAAAACAATAAAAACTATGCCTGTAGCGGTAATAGCAGCCAAATAACTACCCAATCCTACTGCTAAACCGATGGCCGCCACAATCCATAAAGAAGCTGCTGTAGTTAAACCTTTGATTCCAAAACTAGATCTCATAATTGTTCCCGCACCTAAAAAACCAATACCACTAACAACTTGAGCAGCTATACGCGAAGAGTCTGTTCCTGGTCCATTTATTTTAAAAATTTCAACTGAAGTTAACATAATTAAACAGGCTCCCAAGGCAACCAATGTATGGGTTCTTAAGCCAGCAGCCTTATTTACACTTTCCCGCTCTAAACCAACTAATCCTCCTAAAAAGGCAGCTAAAAAAAGACGCCAAATAATTATTAATTCTTGTGTCACGGCTTCTATCCCCCCAAACGTGCATTTTTAGCAATTTCCCAATACATTTTCATACGCGACGCAAATCCCTTGACCAAACCAAGTTTCTCCTCTTTCATCACATGTGACATTTTCGGTAATTGCACATAAACAGTTTCCATATTCTCCCGCTGAGCATAATGGGTTAAAACAGCCTCTGCACCAAAACCGGAAAAAGCTAAATCTTTTATTTGTGCCAAACAACTTTTTCTAATACAACGCTGACCTGATAAATAAGGGTAAAGGGCTTGTGCAGCATCAGTAACTAAACGTCCATTCTCAAAAACACCTATTGCCATTTCAGCTTCTTTAGTAATGATTGGCTTAATTAAACACTGAATATGGTTTACAGTCAAGCCTAATAAATCCGCATCCAAAAATAAAACTATTTCTTCATTAGCATATTGAAGACCAATAGTTAGGGCACCACCTTTGCCAATATTCTTTCGCAAAGCAATTACTTGCACACCCCATTTTAAGGCCTCACCAACCGTATGATCAGTAGAACCATCACTAACTACAATAATTTGGGTGATTTCCTCTACATCCCGCAATACCTTTAAAACATCACCAATATATTTTGCTTCGTTATAGGCCGGGATAATAGCTGAAACACACATCCAAGTTGACCCCCTTTAATTTATTAAATCTTGCACTACCTTTAGTATCTCCTTACGAGGTACAAATGTTGCTTCCTTTTCGCTGCGCAATTTTAATTCAATTTCTTCGTGTGTTTTAAATCTTCTACCTAGAGTTAGACGTAGTGGATAACCAATTAAATCCGCATCTTTAAATTTTACACCAGCCCGTTCATCACGATCATCAAGCACTACCTCAACACCATTTTCTAGTAATTGTTGATAAATTTCCTGTGCATTTTCCCAAAGTAATTCATCAGTTGGTGATACCGGAATAATAACTACCTGATAAGGGGCTATGGATAAAGGCCAAATAATCCCTTCAGAATCATTATTTTGTTCCACCACCGCAGCCATGGTTCGACTAATACCAATACCATAACAGCCCATAACCATTAGTCTTTCTTTACCAAACTCATCATTATATTTAGCACCTAAAGACTCACTATATTTAGTTCCCAATTTGAAAACTTGGCCAACTTCTATACCACGGGCTGTTTTCAAAGGAGACTGACACTTTGGACAGGGCTCAGCTGCTTCACACATACGCAAATCGGCATAAGCACTTACGGAAAAATCCCTACCAGGTTGAACATTAATTAAATGATAACCTGCTTGATTGGCACCACATACTGCATTAGTCAGCGTCTTAATTTCCTCATCAGCATAAATCTCTATATTTTTCAAACCAACTGGTCCTACAAAACCGGGCTGACAAGCCGTTATTTCATAAATTTTCTCGGCGGAAGCCAATGTTAAATTATTAGCTGAACACATTTTTTTCAACTTAATTTCATTAAGAGTACGATCACCTCTTACTAAAACCGCAATAATCTTGTCATCTGCCTGATAAAATAAAGCTTTAATTAGTTTTTGCGGTGCCACCTTTAAAAAAGCGGTGACCTGCTCAACAGTTGTTTGTGTAGGTGTAGCGACTTTCTGTTTAGCCTTTTTTTCTTCGGGAAGATTTTGGGTAGGTTTACAAGGTGCTATTTCCACATTAGCCGCATAATCACAAACTGAACAGTAAACTATTTCCGCTTCACCACTAGTAGCCAAAACCATAAATTCATGAGTGACATTACCCCCAATCGCCCCAGAATCAGCTTCTACGATACGAAAATCCAAACCACAAGCTTGAAAAACTTTTTTATAAGCCTGATATAATTTCTGATAACTTTTTTCTAAACCAGCTTCATCCCGATCAAAAGAATAAAGATCTTTCATAATAAATTCGCGTCCCCGCATTAAACCAAAACGCGGCCGCAACTCATCCCGATATTTATTTTGTATTTGATACAAATATAAAGGCAATTGACGATAAGAATAAACATCAGCCCGTACTAAATCTGTTACTAATTCTTCATGAGTGGGTCCTAAACAAAAATCACGCTGCTGCCGATCCTGTAAACGAAATAATTCTTTACCATAAACCGACCACCTACCAGATTCCAACCAAATTTCAGCAGGTTGTAAAATTGGCATTAGAATTTCCTGACCACCAACTTTATTCATTTCCTGACGCACAATAGCCGAAATTTTATTTAAAACCCGCCAAGCCAAAGGTAAATAAGAATAAACCCCAGCAGATGATTTACGAATAAATCCGGCTCTTACTAATAATTGATGACTTTTTATTTCGGCCTCAGCCGGTACTTCACGCAGTGTCGGTGCATATAATTGGCTAACATACATCCCCCTCATCCTCCTTGAGTATTTTTTCTACTTCTGCACATAATTCTTTCACTAATTGTGCTTCCGGCACTTTCTTTTTTATTTTACCCCCCACAAAAAGGACTCCCTCCCCTTTACCTCCGGCTATACCTAAATCAGCTTCACGTGCTTCACCAGGTCCATTGACAACACACCCCATAACAGCTATACGCAGAGGTTTTTTTATATTTGCTAAACGCTCTTCTATTTCTTTAGCTAAAGAAAATAAATTTATTTCACAGCGGGCACATGTTGGACAGGCAATAATTTCAACACCTTCACGGCGAAAACCCAAAGTACGCAAAATTTCACGGGCGACCCTAATTTCCGCAAGTGGATCAGTGGCTAAAGAAACTCGCAGGGTATCACCAATTCCCTCAGCTAATAAGGTACCAATTCCGATGGCAGATTTTATGGTTCCCGTTTGCTCCAAACCTGCTTCAGTAACACCCAAATGCAGCGGATAGGGCACTAATTTGGCTATCTGGCGATAAGCTGCAAGCATTAAAGGTACCTGTGAAGACTTTAAAGAAATTTTTACAGAAGCAAAATTGAGTTGTTCAAAAAGTTCAATTTGCCGAATAGCACTCTCAACCATAGCCTCCGGAGTTGGCTGACCATATTTTTTCAAAAACTCTTTTTCCAAGGAACCACTATTCACCCCAATCCTAATAGGCACTTCTTTTTGCTGTGCACTTTTGACTATTTCTTTTACTTTCCAAGCAGCACCAATATTACCCGGATTTAGCCGTAATCCCTTGACACCATTCTCCAAAGCCAATAAAGCTAAACGATAATCAAAATGTATATCGGCAATCACCGGTAAGGGAGACTGCTTTATAATTGCAGGCAGGGCTTCGGCCCCAGTTTGATCCGGCACAGCCACACGTATAAGTTCACAACCGGCTACTGACAAGGCTTTAATTTGAGCCACAGTAGCCGCAACATCCTTTGTAGGTGTATTAGTCATTGATTGAATTGAAATTGGGTGTAAATGACCTATACCTACTGAACCAATAAAAAAATTTTTAGTTTGCCGGCGTTTGAAAACCATTAATACTCATCCCTATCTTTTTTTAATTAAAAACCACCTGTACGCCAACGAATAATATCCTGATACGTTATAAAAACCATTAATAACATTAATAAAGCAAATCCCAAAAAATGAACAAAGTTTTCTTTTTCCGGTTCTATTTTTTTGCCGCCCCGCAATGCCTCTATTATCAAAAAGAATAGACGACCGCCATCTAACGCTGGGATAGGTAAAAGATTAATTAATCCCAAATTAATCGAAA includes:
- the infB gene encoding translation initiation factor IF-2 yields the protein MATKRIYELAREMKMTSKELVAKLQEIGLSVKNHMSTVPTTEVERIKKMVYNLGREEKVKPKTAEQPKQNVRRGKSQKPQSRTKKQAARGRKKRKPQSSVKKQAPVRVKEIILEGPLTVQEFAHCLKRKAGEVIKKLISMGVMVTINQELDIDTLILLGEEFGTNVKVKATKEELLFSEVTDSPEDLAIRPPVITIMGHVDHGKTSLLDAIRQTEVTATEAGGITQHIGAYQVKINDKKITFLDTPGHEAFTAMRARGAQITDIVILVVAADDGVMPQTVEAIKHSQAAKLPIIVAITKMDKTAANPERIKQALTEYNLVPEEWGGETIYCHVSARTKEGITNLLEMILLLAELSELKANPHKAAVGTIIEAELDKGRGPVATVLVQEGILMVGDYIIVGTAHGRVRAMQDDKGQRLERALPSTPVEIIGLSAVPQAGDAFHVVKDEHLAKEIINERTMEEREKTMQAASRVSLDDLFAQIKEGEVQELNIIIKGDVHGSIEALKHSLENLSTNEVRVNIIHQAVGGISETDVMLATASNAIIIGFNVRPDANARRVIEEQKVDVRLYRVIYEAIEDVKAAMSGLLQPEIKEEIIGKGEVRAVIKVPKVGFIAGSYISEGKIIRNSQVRVIRDEIVIHEGKISSLRRFKDDIREVSSGFECGLALENYYDFQEGDQLEFFMLKEVKREIS
- a CDS encoding YlxR family protein; protein product: MKRRKIPYRLCVGCQEMKPKKELIRIVRTPNEGVVLDSTGKKPGRGVYLCAQKECLLKALKGNKLEKSLQQPLSEELIQRLKVGLGYEVPRES
- the nusA gene encoding transcription termination/antitermination protein NusA, encoding MNLELIQALHDLEKEKGINFEVLIEAIEAALISAYKKNFGTQQNVRVIFDRVTGNIKVLARKIVVEEIKDPRLEISLEAARKMDPRYELEHLVEIEVTPRNFGRIAAQTAKQVVIQRIREAERDLIYEEFSNREDDIISGLVQRIENRIVFIDLGKTEAILNPQEQLTTEQYQPGMRLKTYVIEVKKTTKGSHILVSRTHPGLLKRLFELEVPEIYDGIVEIKAIAREAGSRSKLAVYSKNENVDPVGACVGHKGMRVQAIVQELKGEKIDIVKWDSDPVEFIANSLSPAKVTGVELFEDGKMARVVVADDQLSLAIGKEGQNARLAAKLTGWKIDIKSESQLTANSEEDLQQEE
- the rimP gene encoding ribosome maturation factor RimP yields the protein MSKKISDLVYKLVEPLVLENNIELVDVEFVKEGANYYLRLFIDREGGVRLSDCEKISEQVSELLDEVDPIPHAYFLEVSSPGIERTLKREKDFIRYQGHLVNVSTYVPIDGKKRWQGKLGIYNQSVLKLILEDQTELNIPWEKVSQVKLEVHI
- a CDS encoding MgtC/SapB family protein — its product is MTQELIIIWRLFLAAFLGGLVGLERESVNKAAGLRTHTLVALGACLIMLTSVEIFKINGPGTDSSRIAAQVVSGIGFLGAGTIMRSSFGIKGLTTAASLWIVAAIGLAVGLGSYLAAITATGIVFIVLLLMPQFESRVKSSPRKYKTVEIIMADQPGQLGLVSTTLGKNNINIRKVNIEEVEGESIIRVVFSIILPYYLKEEEVSESLRTIRGIEQVRFIEKE
- a CDS encoding glycosyltransferase family 2 protein — encoded protein: MCVSAIIPAYNEAKYIGDVLKVLRDVEEITQIIVVSDGSTDHTVGEALKWGVQVIALRKNIGKGGALTIGLQYANEEIVLFLDADLLGLTVNHIQCLIKPIITKEAEMAIGVFENGRLVTDAAQALYPYLSGQRCIRKSCLAQIKDLAFSGFGAEAVLTHYAQRENMETVYVQLPKMSHVMKEEKLGLVKGFASRMKMYWEIAKNARLGG
- a CDS encoding proline--tRNA ligase; this encodes MYVSQLYAPTLREVPAEAEIKSHQLLVRAGFIRKSSAGVYSYLPLAWRVLNKISAIVRQEMNKVGGQEILMPILQPAEIWLESGRWSVYGKELFRLQDRQQRDFCLGPTHEELVTDLVRADVYSYRQLPLYLYQIQNKYRDELRPRFGLMRGREFIMKDLYSFDRDEAGLEKSYQKLYQAYKKVFQACGLDFRIVEADSGAIGGNVTHEFMVLATSGEAEIVYCSVCDYAANVEIAPCKPTQNLPEEKKAKQKVATPTQTTVEQVTAFLKVAPQKLIKALFYQADDKIIAVLVRGDRTLNEIKLKKMCSANNLTLASAEKIYEITACQPGFVGPVGLKNIEIYADEEIKTLTNAVCGANQAGYHLINVQPGRDFSVSAYADLRMCEAAEPCPKCQSPLKTARGIEVGQVFKLGTKYSESLGAKYNDEFGKERLMVMGCYGIGISRTMAAVVEQNNDSEGIIWPLSIAPYQVVIIPVSPTDELLWENAQEIYQQLLENGVEVVLDDRDERAGVKFKDADLIGYPLRLTLGRRFKTHEEIELKLRSEKEATFVPRKEILKVVQDLIN
- the ispG gene encoding flavodoxin-dependent (E)-4-hydroxy-3-methylbut-2-enyl-diphosphate synthase, which produces MVFKRRQTKNFFIGSVGIGHLHPISIQSMTNTPTKDVAATVAQIKALSVAGCELIRVAVPDQTGAEALPAIIKQSPLPVIADIHFDYRLALLALENGVKGLRLNPGNIGAAWKVKEIVKSAQQKEVPIRIGVNSGSLEKEFLKKYGQPTPEAMVESAIRQIELFEQLNFASVKISLKSSQVPLMLAAYRQIAKLVPYPLHLGVTEAGLEQTGTIKSAIGIGTLLAEGIGDTLRVSLATDPLAEIRVAREILRTLGFRREGVEIIACPTCARCEINLFSLAKEIEERLANIKKPLRIAVMGCVVNGPGEAREADLGIAGGKGEGVLFVGGKIKKKVPEAQLVKELCAEVEKILKEDEGDVC